A window of Leptotrichia wadei contains these coding sequences:
- a CDS encoding methyltransferase, with amino-acid sequence MKKDGIFITQQIGAENDRERVEILLPEYKDLPYSEHYLNIKQQEISEQGFEILESGETFQPIKFSDTVALVWFAKIIEWEFPNFSVKSHLDNLYKIQEIIEANGAVEGRIHRFYIVGKKI; translated from the coding sequence TTGAAAAAAGATGGAATTTTTATTACACAGCAAATAGGGGCAGAAAATGATAGGGAACGTGTTGAAATTTTACTACCTGAATATAAAGATTTACCATACTCTGAACATTATCTTAATATTAAACAGCAAGAAATTTCTGAACAAGGATTTGAAATATTAGAAAGTGGCGAAACATTTCAGCCAATAAAGTTTTCTGATACAGTAGCTCTTGTATGGTTTGCAAAAATTATTGAATGGGAATTTCCAAATTTTTCAGTCAAAAGCCATCTTGACAACTTGTATAAGATACAGGAAATAATTGAGGCAAATGGAGCAGTGGAAGGAAGAATTCATAGATTTTACATTGTAGGCAAAAAAATTTAA
- a CDS encoding response regulator transcription factor: MYKVLIADDNKQIVSILSEYCKKNNFTVSAVFDGETALKEIEKNKFDIVLLDVMMPKKDGFDVCRETRKFSNVPIIMITARGEDYEKIMGLEIGADDYIVKPFSPGEIIARINAILRRIMPKNDESEKIFTFDNLEIDLNNFTVKVNDEIISLTKKEIEILWTLATNQNKVFTRENLLDLIWGFDYFGESRTVDTHIKRLRAKLDNYEHKKWNIKTIWGVGYKFDILEK; encoded by the coding sequence ATGTATAAAGTACTGATTGCAGACGATAATAAGCAAATCGTGTCAATACTTTCAGAATACTGCAAAAAAAATAATTTTACTGTAAGTGCTGTTTTTGACGGGGAAACAGCATTAAAAGAAATTGAAAAAAATAAATTTGATATAGTTTTGCTGGATGTGATGATGCCGAAAAAAGATGGATTTGATGTGTGCCGTGAAACGAGAAAATTTTCAAATGTTCCAATTATAATGATTACAGCACGTGGCGAAGATTATGAAAAAATAATGGGGCTTGAAATTGGGGCAGATGACTATATTGTAAAACCATTCTCGCCAGGAGAAATAATTGCCAGAATAAATGCAATTTTACGTAGAATAATGCCTAAAAATGATGAAAGTGAAAAAATCTTTACTTTTGATAATCTTGAAATTGATTTAAACAATTTTACGGTAAAGGTAAATGATGAGATAATTTCACTGACTAAAAAGGAAATTGAAATTTTATGGACTCTTGCAACAAATCAGAATAAAGTTTTTACAAGAGAGAATTTGTTAGATCTAATTTGGGGATTTGATTATTTTGGAGAAAGCCGTACTGTTGATACACATATAAAAAGGCTTCGTGCAAAATTAGACAACTATGAGCATAAAAAATGGAATATTAAGACAATTTGGGGTGTTGGATATAAATTTGATATTTTAGAAAAATAA
- a CDS encoding YoaK family protein, translating into MSKRIKKILFNGEEYPPETFRLGMMLCMVGGFMDAYTFITRGKVLANAQTGNIVYLAINLGKREWEKSFDYFMPILFFALGILFTELIKTKFEKHKIFRWQQIVIIYQVIVMFFISFIPSGNWNIIVNIIMSFIAAIQYQGFRKIRGLAGATTMCTGNLRSGMDNLVKYIKTKDKSHLQSFWIYLGLDGFFLIGSLLCVILVNIYGIISLLICCILLIFVFIIMFKETI; encoded by the coding sequence ATGAGTAAAAGAATTAAAAAAATTTTATTTAACGGAGAAGAATATCCTCCAGAAACATTTCGATTAGGAATGATGCTGTGCATGGTTGGAGGGTTTATGGATGCATACACGTTCATTACACGTGGAAAAGTGCTTGCTAATGCACAAACTGGAAACATTGTCTACCTTGCAATAAATTTAGGAAAAAGAGAATGGGAAAAATCCTTTGATTACTTTATGCCAATTTTATTTTTTGCACTTGGAATATTATTTACTGAACTTATAAAAACGAAATTTGAAAAGCATAAGATTTTCAGATGGCAGCAAATCGTAATAATCTATCAGGTTATAGTAATGTTTTTTATTTCTTTCATTCCAAGCGGAAACTGGAATATCATCGTAAACATAATCATGTCCTTTATCGCCGCAATTCAATACCAAGGCTTCAGAAAAATTAGAGGTCTCGCAGGAGCCACTACAATGTGTACAGGAAATCTGCGAAGCGGAATGGACAATTTAGTTAAATACATCAAAACTAAAGACAAATCACATTTACAAAGTTTTTGGATATATTTAGGCTTAGACGGATTTTTCCTTATTGGATCATTACTTTGCGTAATTTTAGTAAATATTTATGGGATAATTTCTCTGTTAATTTGCTGTATTTTACTAATTTTTGTATTTATAATAATGTTTAAGGAAACTATTTAA
- a CDS encoding class I SAM-dependent methyltransferase, with product MAHIHGWDFSHIYGRYSEEENLLWDFRTVINKYLKNDMKLLDMETGGGEFLLSLNYPKHNISATESYQPNVELYKKVLLPLGINFKKADGDEKLPFENKYFDIITNRHGLIMLQN from the coding sequence ATGGCACATATACACGGCTGGGATTTTTCTCATATTTATGGACGTTATTCAGAAGAGGAAAATTTACTTTGGGATTTTAGAACAGTTATAAATAAGTATTTAAAAAATGATATGAAATTGCTAGATATGGAAACAGGTGGTGGAGAATTTTTACTTTCATTAAACTATCCAAAACATAATATATCAGCAACTGAAAGTTATCAGCCAAATGTTGAACTATATAAAAAAGTATTACTGCCACTAGGAATAAATTTTAAAAAAGCGGATGGAGATGAAAAACTCCCATTTGAAAATAAATATTTTGACATAATTACCAATCGTCATGGGCTTATAATGTTGCAAAATTAA
- the nadR gene encoding multifunctional transcriptional regulator/nicotinamide-nucleotide adenylyltransferase/ribosylnicotinamide kinase NadR: protein MLKNGIIFGKFYPLHIGHVDFIQQASGFVENLYVVVCSDVDRDKELFEESRMKKIPTIKDRLRFVEKTFKHQKNIKIIHLAEDGIPFYPNGWKLWSERVQETLLKNNIKVDVIFTNETQDVENYKNNFLTLPNFESTFNKNLKIQMIDTNRNNFHISATEIRKNPYKNWFFIPKYVREFFVLKVAIIGSQHSGKTNLTHKLANYYNTTYVKEYKKEYVKDELQNNVDNLQYDDYSNIAYEHNRRIMDSIKNAEKLSFIDTDFYSLQSFSILETGKKHPVVEDFVRHTNFDVLLYIRNISDKANSSSLQDFEYDKILQNLLKKNNQKYIELPHKSNKSLTENYMKSIQIINDYLEN from the coding sequence ATGTTAAAAAATGGAATAATATTTGGAAAATTTTATCCACTTCATATCGGACACGTTGATTTTATACAGCAGGCAAGCGGTTTTGTAGAAAATTTATACGTTGTTGTCTGTAGTGATGTCGATAGAGATAAAGAACTTTTTGAAGAATCTAGGATGAAAAAAATTCCGACTATAAAGGATCGGCTTAGATTTGTTGAAAAAACCTTTAAGCATCAGAAAAATATAAAAATCATACATTTGGCAGAAGATGGAATCCCATTTTATCCAAATGGCTGGAAATTATGGAGTGAAAGAGTACAGGAGACACTTTTGAAAAATAATATAAAAGTAGATGTAATTTTTACAAATGAAACTCAAGATGTAGAAAATTACAAAAACAATTTTTTAACATTACCAAATTTTGAAAGCACATTCAATAAAAATTTAAAAATCCAAATGATAGATACAAATAGAAATAATTTTCATATAAGTGCAACAGAAATAAGAAAAAATCCTTATAAAAACTGGTTTTTTATTCCAAAATACGTAAGAGAGTTTTTTGTCTTGAAAGTGGCAATAATAGGTTCACAACATTCAGGAAAAACTAATTTAACCCATAAATTAGCAAATTATTACAATACAACTTATGTAAAAGAATATAAAAAAGAATATGTAAAAGATGAACTCCAAAATAATGTAGATAATCTTCAATATGATGACTACAGCAATATAGCCTATGAACATAATAGAAGAATAATGGATTCTATAAAAAATGCAGAAAAATTAAGTTTCATTGATACAGATTTTTATTCTTTGCAATCCTTTTCAATTCTTGAAACAGGAAAAAAACATCCAGTAGTGGAGGATTTTGTAAGACATACAAATTTTGATGTATTATTATATATAAGGAATATATCTGATAAAGCTAATTCAAGTAGTCTTCAAGATTTTGAGTACGATAAAATATTACAAAATTTATTAAAAAAAAATAATCAAAAATATATTGAATTACCACATAAGTCAAATAAAAGTCTTACAGAAAATTATATGAAAAGTATTCAAATAATAAATGATTATTTAGAAAATTAA
- a CDS encoding ABC transporter substrate-binding protein yields MFNLDDTLYEIIKKYPEALDFFIANGFEQLKNKQMLEVMGKNIKLRMALMSKKINQKLFVEKLETFLKKDADIDVSLDESKADENSDLIIEGVLPCPIRIPLLEGIKDWVNEQNEKNDYTISYTLKSANLGLDWVVEKVKTGNPDKVSDILLSAGFELFFDKNLMGQYMENGIFETHLESMNKDFCNETIDLRDPKKRYAIMGVVPAIFLINKTSLGDRKAPETWADLLNDEFEDSVALPMADLDLFNALLANLYKDFGMDGIHKLARSYKKSLHPAQMVKARTRTPEAPAVSIIPYFFSQMIDGSGDLEAVWPKDGALLSPIFMITKKSKADKIKPFMDLFMSNEIGTIFSANGKFPSTNPNVDNHLEEHQNFKWIGWDFIYSHDIGKIIRECEEEFNNDVQKSFTE; encoded by the coding sequence ATGTTTAATTTAGATGATACGCTTTATGAGATTATAAAAAAATATCCTGAGGCTTTGGATTTTTTTATTGCTAATGGGTTTGAGCAGCTTAAAAATAAACAGATGCTTGAGGTTATGGGGAAAAATATTAAGTTAAGAATGGCACTTATGTCAAAAAAAATTAATCAGAAACTGTTTGTTGAAAAGCTGGAAACATTTTTAAAAAAAGATGCGGATATTGATGTTTCGCTAGATGAAAGCAAAGCTGATGAGAATAGTGACTTAATAATCGAAGGAGTGCTGCCTTGCCCTATCAGAATACCACTTTTAGAAGGTATAAAAGACTGGGTAAACGAACAGAATGAGAAAAATGATTATACTATTTCATATACCTTGAAATCCGCAAATTTAGGGCTTGACTGGGTTGTAGAAAAAGTTAAGACAGGTAATCCTGACAAAGTTTCGGATATATTGCTTTCAGCTGGATTTGAGCTGTTTTTTGATAAAAATTTGATGGGACAGTACATGGAAAATGGTATTTTTGAAACACACCTTGAAAGCATGAATAAAGATTTTTGCAATGAAACTATTGATTTGCGGGATCCTAAAAAGCGTTACGCAATAATGGGAGTTGTGCCAGCAATATTTTTGATAAACAAGACTTCTTTAGGAGATAGAAAAGCACCAGAAACTTGGGCAGACTTGTTAAATGACGAATTTGAAGACTCAGTTGCATTGCCAATGGCTGATTTAGACTTGTTTAATGCTCTTCTTGCAAATCTTTACAAAGATTTCGGAATGGATGGGATACATAAATTGGCACGTTCATACAAAAAGAGCTTGCACCCTGCTCAAATGGTAAAAGCCAGAACTAGAACACCAGAAGCCCCTGCTGTCAGCATTATTCCATACTTCTTTTCACAAATGATTGACGGATCAGGAGATTTGGAGGCTGTATGGCCAAAAGATGGAGCTTTGCTAAGCCCAATATTTATGATTACAAAAAAATCTAAGGCAGATAAAATCAAGCCATTTATGGACTTATTCATGTCAAATGAAATTGGAACAATTTTTTCTGCAAACGGAAAATTCCCATCAACAAATCCAAATGTGGATAACCATTTAGAAGAGCATCAGAATTTCAAATGGATTGGCTGGGATTTCATTTATAGCCATGATATTGGGAAAATTATTCGTGAATGTGAAGAAGAATTTAATAATGATGTACAAAAAAGTTTTACAGAATAA
- a CDS encoding DNA recombination protein RmuC encodes MLTILAIIVNTILVSIIIILLNKKNNENLEKIILNQISENNRQNFEENKRKFDEIEKSINLGTKNSLLEGTGNIGILLAENNEKMLLRFNELGQNINGTINTNNQLLSKNHTENSQRLTESMNNAIQKLSTGLNENNTVLTGVMTENNNKLTKNINEFKDMLNQNINENFEKLNQKVENRLDLMNTKVEERLSKGFEETTKTFGNVLERLSKIDEAQKKIEALSSNVVSLQDVLTDKKSRGIFGEVQLYQILASVFGEKNDKLYQKQYKLSNGTIVDSIIFTPEPLGNIAVDSKFPLENYRKMYNNELNQIERENARKDFVNDLKKHIDAISSKYIIKNETSEQAVLFLPAEAIFAEINAYHTDIIEYANKKNVRIASPTTLISVLTVIQVIMTNMERDKYASVIQQELEKLNIEFGRYQTRWNSLQKDIEKVSKDVKDITTTSNKISKRFTQISNVKFDKKTDNLFETVQSQITEN; translated from the coding sequence GTGTTGACAATATTGGCGATAATTGTAAATACTATTTTAGTATCTATTATAATTATTTTATTGAATAAAAAAAATAATGAGAACTTGGAAAAGATAATATTAAATCAAATTAGTGAAAATAATCGGCAAAATTTTGAAGAAAATAAGAGAAAATTTGATGAAATTGAAAAATCAATAAATTTAGGTACAAAAAATAGCTTGCTCGAAGGAACAGGCAATATTGGAATTCTTTTGGCAGAAAATAATGAAAAAATGCTTTTAAGATTTAATGAGCTTGGGCAAAATATAAATGGAACGATAAATACAAATAACCAGCTTTTGTCTAAGAATCATACTGAAAATAGTCAACGTTTAACTGAAAGCATGAATAATGCTATTCAAAAGCTATCAACTGGATTGAATGAAAATAATACGGTGCTAACTGGAGTTATGACTGAGAATAATAACAAACTGACAAAAAATATAAATGAATTTAAGGATATGCTTAATCAAAATATAAATGAGAATTTTGAGAAACTAAATCAGAAGGTGGAAAATAGACTTGATTTGATGAATACGAAAGTGGAAGAACGTTTGTCTAAGGGTTTTGAGGAAACAACAAAAACTTTCGGAAATGTTTTGGAACGACTTAGTAAAATTGATGAGGCACAAAAAAAAATTGAAGCGTTATCAAGTAATGTCGTTTCGCTTCAAGATGTTCTTACTGATAAGAAAAGCCGTGGAATATTTGGCGAGGTTCAGCTTTATCAAATTTTGGCATCAGTTTTTGGAGAAAAAAACGACAAACTTTACCAGAAGCAATATAAACTTTCAAACGGCACAATAGTTGACTCAATTATTTTTACACCCGAACCATTGGGAAATATCGCAGTCGATTCAAAATTTCCGTTGGAAAATTATAGAAAAATGTATAATAATGAATTGAACCAAATTGAGCGGGAAAACGCGAGAAAAGATTTTGTAAATGACCTGAAGAAACATATAGATGCAATTTCTTCAAAATATATAATAAAAAATGAAACAAGTGAACAGGCAGTGCTATTTTTACCTGCCGAAGCAATTTTTGCTGAAATAAATGCCTATCATACTGACATAATAGAATATGCCAACAAGAAAAATGTAAGAATAGCTTCACCTACAACATTAATATCAGTATTAACCGTAATTCAAGTTATAATGACAAATATGGAACGTGATAAATATGCTAGCGTTATTCAGCAGGAACTTGAAAAATTAAATATTGAATTTGGAAGATACCAAACTCGTTGGAACAGTCTTCAAAAGGATATTGAAAAAGTTTCCAAAGATGTAAAAGACATTACAACAACTTCAAATAAAATAAGCAAACGTTTTACACAAATTTCAAATGTAAAATTTGATAAAAAAACAGACAATTTATTTGAAACTGTTCAAAGTCAAATTACTGAAAATTAA
- a CDS encoding ATP-binding cassette domain-containing protein: MKNNDLINKLTISELSNKYPFAENFFTENHLPVETFQDRTFHEFIVTFAEDKIEDFALDVEKIEESLVDYIEQMKLFLGMEEENSIDLLTILAGQDKSGNKEGFERLDIHKSEIISIVGPTGSGKSRLLADIEWTAQKDTPTQRQILINGELPDKKWRYSSNNKLVAQLSQNMNFVMDLSVKEFLELHAQSRMIEDIDETVEKIITAANNLAGEQFDLTTAITALSGGQSRALMIADTAILSSSPIVLIDEIENAGIDRKKALELLVSSDKIVLMATHDPTLALIADKRIIIKNGGISKIITTSAEEKKILKKLDEMDDVIQKMRSNLRKGEVLRNDF; encoded by the coding sequence ATGAAAAATAACGATTTAATAAATAAATTGACTATTAGTGAACTTAGCAATAAATATCCCTTTGCAGAAAACTTTTTTACTGAAAACCACTTACCTGTAGAAACTTTTCAGGATAGGACATTTCACGAGTTCATCGTAACTTTTGCAGAAGATAAAATCGAAGACTTTGCACTGGATGTGGAAAAAATTGAGGAAAGTCTTGTTGACTACATTGAGCAGATGAAACTTTTTTTGGGAATGGAAGAGGAAAATTCGATTGATCTGCTTACAATCCTTGCTGGACAGGATAAATCAGGAAATAAAGAGGGATTTGAAAGGCTCGACATTCATAAATCAGAAATTATTTCCATTGTAGGACCTACAGGCTCTGGAAAATCAAGACTTCTTGCCGACATCGAATGGACTGCCCAGAAAGATACTCCAACACAGCGTCAAATCCTTATAAATGGTGAACTTCCAGACAAAAAATGGCGTTATTCCTCAAACAACAAATTAGTCGCACAACTATCACAAAATATGAATTTTGTTATGGATTTATCGGTAAAGGAATTTCTAGAACTGCACGCTCAAAGCCGAATGATTGAAGATATTGATGAAACTGTGGAAAAAATCATTACCGCTGCAAACAATCTGGCTGGAGAGCAATTTGACTTAACTACTGCAATTACAGCCCTAAGTGGTGGACAATCCCGTGCTTTGATGATTGCCGACACAGCCATTCTAAGTTCATCTCCAATTGTCCTAATTGACGAAATTGAAAATGCAGGAATTGACAGGAAAAAAGCTTTGGAATTACTTGTTTCATCTGACAAAATCGTATTAATGGCAACACACGATCCAACATTGGCACTAATAGCAGATAAACGAATTATAATAAAAAATGGTGGAATTAGTAAAATTATCACGACAAGTGCGGAGGAAAAGAAAATTTTGAAAAAACTGGATGAAATGGATGATGTTATTCAGAAGATGAGAAGTAATTTGAGAAAAGGGGAAGTTTTGAGAAATGATTTTTAA
- a CDS encoding GTP-binding protein — MNLIIFSGPPSSGKTSVILKTVEALKSQGMSVGVVKFDCLYTDDDKLYAKAGIPVKKGISGALCPDHFFVSNIEEVVQWGNSLGLSILITESAGLCNRCSPYIKDIKGVCVIDNLSGINTPKKIGPLLKAADIVIITKGDIVSQAEREVFASRVNSVNPKAVTMHVNGLTGQGAYELSTLLYEKELEIDSVQGMELRFPMPSALCSYCLGEKRIGEKYQMGNVRKMNLQQ, encoded by the coding sequence ATGAATTTGATAATATTTTCAGGCCCACCATCATCAGGAAAAACAAGCGTTATTCTAAAAACAGTAGAAGCCTTAAAATCACAAGGAATGTCAGTGGGAGTAGTAAAATTTGACTGTCTTTATACAGATGACGACAAATTATATGCAAAAGCAGGAATTCCAGTAAAAAAAGGAATTTCAGGTGCTTTATGTCCAGACCATTTCTTCGTATCAAATATCGAGGAAGTTGTGCAATGGGGAAACAGCCTTGGGCTTTCAATATTAATTACAGAATCGGCAGGACTTTGCAACAGATGTTCGCCATATATCAAGGACATCAAGGGAGTCTGTGTAATTGACAATTTATCAGGAATTAATACGCCTAAAAAGATTGGACCATTATTAAAAGCTGCTGATATTGTTATTATTACCAAAGGAGACATTGTTTCACAAGCTGAACGTGAAGTTTTTGCCTCACGTGTGAACTCCGTAAACCCAAAAGCTGTAACAATGCACGTTAACGGGCTTACTGGACAAGGAGCGTACGAATTAAGTACACTTCTTTACGAAAAAGAATTGGAAATAGACAGCGTTCAGGGAATGGAACTTAGATTTCCTATGCCATCGGCACTTTGCTCTTACTGCTTGGGAGAAAAGAGAATCGGTGAAAAATACCAGATGGGTAATGTCCGAAAAATGAATTTACAGCAATAA